Proteins co-encoded in one Corylus avellana chromosome ca9, CavTom2PMs-1.0 genomic window:
- the LOC132191430 gene encoding rhomboid-like protein 15 produces the protein MRPNIVTESGLPTRLGQLWDGIPFLTSAVVVICGIIYLVCLLVGYDSFFEVCFLPSAVLSRFQAYRIFTSVLFHGSLLHVLFNMLALVPLGSELERITGSVRLLYMIILLATTNAIFHLLIALVVAHSPFNHYQDLMNECAIGFSGILFSMIVIETSLSGVQSRSIFGLFNVPAKWYAWILLVVFQLLMTNVSLLGHLCGILSGFAYTNGLFNFLMPGTSFYSAIEASSWLSSCVRRPKFILCTGGNSAGYIPTYSSQNTTSSGLFSGNIWRNLSSWMPQRDSSAQSTQDDPRFPGRGRTPGGGRSQMVSGGNSDSNLQARLLDNSSPDRSSDVAATGPGEQLSDGRRQAGNAAAGVPVIHQTQGSVASDEEIQKLVAMGFEKTQVEVALAAADGDLNVAVEILMSQQG, from the exons ATGAGACCCAACATTGTGACAGAG TCAGGATTGCCTACTAGGTTGGGGCAATTGTGGGATGGCATTCCATTCCTTACTTCTGCCGTGGTGGTCATTTGTGGGATTATTTACTTGGTCTGTCTATTGGTTGGATATGACTCCTTTTTTGAAGTATGCTTCTTGCCCTCTGCAGTTCTATCACGGTTCCAAG CTTACAGGATTTTTACCTCCGTCCTTTTTCATGGTTCACTGCTTCATGTTCTGTTCAACATGTTGGCGTTAGTTCCTTTGGGTTCTGAATTGGAGAGAATCACGGGATCTGTCCGCTTGTTGTACATGATAATTCTATTGGCTACAACCAATGCTATTTTTCATCTTCTCATTGCACTAGTGGTGGCACATAGTCCTTTCAACCATTATCAGGATCTCATGAATGAGTGTGCAATAGGCTTCTCGGGGatcttattttctatgattgtGATTGAAACAAGTTTGAGTGGAGTCCAATCCAGGAG CATCTTTGGACTCTTTAATGTGCCTGCTAAATG GTATGCATGGATCTTGTTGGTAGTGTTCCAGCTTCTTATGACAAATGTCTCATTACTAGGACACCTATGTGGCATTTTGTCTGGATTTGCAT ATACTAATGGCTTATTCAACTTCTTGATGCCTGGAACATCCTTCTATTCTGCCATTGAGGCCTCATCTTGGCTT TCATCTTGCGTCAGGCGACCTAAATTTATTTTGTGCACTGGTGGGAATTCTGCGGGCTACATCCCTACATATTCGAGCCAAAATACAACTTCTAG TGGATTATTTTCTGGAAATATTTGGAGAAACTTGTCCTCCTGGATGCCACAAAGAGACTCATCTGCTCAG TCAACACAAGATGATCCAAGATTCCCAGGGAGGGGAAGGACGCCTGGAGGCGGCCGAAGTCAAATGGTTTCTGGTGGTAATTCAGATTCAAACCTACAGGCTAGACTCTTGGATAATAGCAGCCCAGATCGTTCATCAGACGTAGCAGCAACTGGTCCAGGAGAACAGTTATCTGATGGAAG gCGGCAAGCAGGTAATGCAGCAGCTGGAGTTCCTGTAATCCATCAG ACGCAGGGCTCAGTGGCTTCTGATGAAGAAATCCAAAAACTTGTAGCAATGGGTTTTGAAAAG ACACAGGTAGAAGTTGCACTAGCAGCTGCTGACGGGGATCTGAATGTGGCTGTGGAAATTCTCATGAGTCAACAG GGATAA
- the LOC132161798 gene encoding uncharacterized protein LOC132161798, with protein sequence METQSGAVAGAAATTAEQALMEKSEEKNKKKMKVMVAIDESDGSFYALKWALDHLFGSMGIAPETNPEEVGTVVMVHVQQPFQQYVFPAGPGGAAFYATSTVVESVRKAQEENAAAILSRALQMSKDHKMVKAETLILNGEPKDMICQAAEQMKVDLLVVGSRGLGTLKRAFLGSVSDYCAHHAKCPILIVKPPTLESTK encoded by the exons ATGGAGACGCAAAGTGGTGCGGTTGCGGGTGCAGCAGCGACGACGGCGGAGCAGGCATTGATGGAAAAGAGCGaggagaagaataagaagaagatgaaagtgATGGTGGCGATCGACGAGAGCGATGGGAGCTTCTACGCGCTGAAGTGGGCGCTTGATCACCTCTTTGGGTCTATGGGTATTGCGCCGGAGACGAACCCGGAAGAGGTGGGCACGGTCGTGATGGTTCATGTTCAGCAGCCCTTCCAGCAATACGTCTTCCCGGCTGGGCCCGGGGGAGCCG CTTTTTATGCAACATCTACGGTAGTGGAGTCTGTGAGGAAAGCCCAGGAAGAAAATGCTGCAGCAATACTCTCACGTGCATTACAGATGTCCAAAGATCATAAGATG GTGAAAGCTGAGACCCTAATTCTTAATGGGGAGCCGAAAGACATGATTTGCCAGGCTGCAGAGCAAATGAAGGTTGATCTCCTGGTAGTAGGTAGCCGTGGCCTTGGCACCCTCAAAAG GGCATTCTTAGGAAGTGTAAGCGACTACTGTGCACATCATGCAAAATGCCCCATCCTGATCGTGAAGCCACCGACGTTGGAGTCTACCAAGTAG